Proteins encoded within one genomic window of Alphaproteobacteria bacterium HT1-32:
- a CDS encoding ATP-binding cassette domain-containing protein — MTGRLAMSEGPATDIVLRVTGLKRYFDVSAPFLNRLLSGSGKQILKAVDGVDFEIGRGQTFSIVGESGCGKSTIARLIVGLHQPTGGEIEFEGNAISADSSRKAMAPFRKKLQMIFQDPYASLNPRWRVFDIIAEPIRAYGLIDNTADIAIRVGELLSHVGLNPKDGVKYPHEFSGGQRQRISIARALASEPEFLVCDEPTSALDVSVQAQILNLMKQLQRDFGLTYLFISHNLAVVYHISDHVAVMYLGRICEVADKKTLFRRPLHPYTRLLLDTIPDLGMTGREREPVAGEVPNPINPPSGCAFHPRCPHANDRCRVERPEPIEVPGGRVACHAVEENRIPPETDRPLPDEET; from the coding sequence ATGACCGGGAGGCTGGCCATGTCTGAGGGACCGGCAACGGACATCGTCCTCCGCGTCACCGGGCTGAAACGGTATTTCGACGTCTCCGCGCCATTTCTGAACCGGCTGCTCAGCGGCTCCGGCAAGCAGATACTGAAAGCTGTCGACGGTGTTGATTTCGAGATTGGACGGGGACAGACATTCTCAATCGTCGGCGAATCCGGTTGCGGAAAATCGACAATTGCCCGGCTGATCGTGGGCCTGCACCAGCCAACCGGCGGCGAGATCGAGTTTGAAGGCAATGCCATCTCTGCTGATTCCAGCCGCAAGGCAATGGCACCCTTTCGCAAGAAACTGCAGATGATCTTTCAGGACCCCTATGCCAGCCTGAATCCGCGCTGGCGGGTCTTCGATATCATTGCCGAACCAATCCGGGCCTATGGGCTGATCGACAACACAGCGGATATTGCCATTCGTGTCGGCGAGTTGCTGAGCCATGTCGGGCTGAATCCCAAGGACGGAGTCAAATACCCGCATGAATTCTCCGGCGGGCAAAGACAGCGTATTTCCATCGCACGGGCGCTGGCCAGCGAACCGGAATTCCTTGTCTGCGACGAGCCGACCTCAGCCCTTGATGTCTCGGTACAGGCGCAAATCCTGAACCTGATGAAACAGCTGCAGCGCGATTTCGGACTGACTTACCTGTTCATCTCGCACAATCTGGCGGTGGTCTATCACATATCAGACCATGTCGCGGTGATGTATCTCGGGCGCATCTGCGAGGTTGCGGACAAGAAGACATTATTCCGCCGCCCGCTGCATCCCTACACCCGGTTGCTGCTGGATACGATTCCCGACCTCGGCATGACCGGGAGGGAACGCGAACCGGTTGCCGGCGAAGTGCCAAACCCGATCAACCCGCCCAGTGGTTGCGCCTTTCATCCCCGCTGCCCCCATGCCAATGACCGCTGCCGTGTTGAGCGGCCGGAACCGATAGAGGTTCCCGGTGGCCGTGTTGCCTGCCATGCGGTTGAAGAAAACCGGATTCCGCCGGAGACTGATCGCCCCCTGCCCGATGAGGAGACCTGA
- a CDS encoding ABC transporter permease subunit, giving the protein MTDITKPTLSQRVTGSVRAFFDGDVWYSFTRSKVTMIAAFVTAVMIMSAVCAPLIAPHNPFDLASIDLMDSQTPPVWMEGGSPDFLLGTDDLGRDVFSTILYGSRISLLVGFASVVFSLVLGVSLGLLSGYVGGVVDAFIMRVAEIQLSFPAILIALLVDGIARGLLPSDQRENLAIYVLIFSIGISGWVQYARTVRGSTLVEKNKEYVQAAKVIGIHPILIMLKHVLPNVTGPVLVIATIHLAIAIITEATLSFLGVGVPPTEPSLGTLIRIGNNFLFSGEWWITIFPGITLAILVLAVNLLGDWLRDALNPKLR; this is encoded by the coding sequence ATGACCGATATAACCAAACCAACCCTCAGCCAGCGTGTCACCGGCTCCGTCCGGGCCTTCTTTGATGGTGATGTCTGGTACAGTTTCACCCGTTCCAAGGTGACCATGATCGCGGCCTTTGTAACCGCCGTGATGATCATGTCTGCCGTCTGCGCCCCGCTGATCGCGCCGCATAATCCGTTCGACCTCGCCTCGATTGACCTGATGGACTCACAGACACCGCCGGTCTGGATGGAGGGCGGAAGTCCGGACTTTCTGCTGGGAACCGACGATCTTGGCCGGGATGTGTTTTCCACAATTCTCTATGGCTCACGGATATCCCTGCTGGTCGGCTTTGCCTCTGTGGTGTTCTCACTTGTACTCGGGGTCAGCCTTGGCCTGTTATCCGGATATGTCGGCGGTGTCGTGGATGCGTTCATCATGCGGGTGGCAGAAATACAGCTCTCCTTTCCGGCGATCCTGATCGCGCTGCTGGTCGACGGTATTGCCCGTGGTCTGCTGCCCAGTGATCAGCGTGAAAATCTGGCCATCTATGTGCTGATATTCTCCATCGGCATATCCGGATGGGTGCAGTATGCCCGGACAGTGCGCGGCTCCACACTGGTCGAAAAGAACAAGGAGTATGTTCAGGCCGCCAAGGTGATCGGCATTCATCCCATACTGATCATGCTGAAACATGTGCTGCCCAATGTCACCGGCCCGGTACTGGTGATCGCCACCATTCACCTCGCCATCGCCATTATTACCGAGGCGACGCTGAGTTTCCTTGGTGTGGGGGTGCCGCCAACCGAGCCGTCACTGGGCACGCTGATCCGCATCGGCAACAACTTCCTGTTCTCCGGCGAATGGTGGATCACCATCTTCCCCGGCATTACCCTTGCCATTCTGGTCCTCGCGGTAAATCTGCTGGGTGACTGGCTGCGCGACGCGCTGAACCCGAAGTTGCGGTGA
- a CDS encoding amidohydrolase, with product MSIIKRAAELQKDMQTWRRDIHAHPETAFEEVRTGDVVAAKLEEFGLDVHRGLARTGVVGTLKCGRGNRAIGLRADMDALNLLEKNTFEHASRHPGKMHACGHDGHVAMLLGAAKILSETKSFDGTVHFIFQPAEENEAGGRVMVEDGLFDLFPVDAVYGMHNWPGLKPGQIAVKTGPMMASADNFDIEISGTGAHAAMPNLGTDSIVVAAEIIQALQTISSRIADPLEPVVVSVTQIHAGDAYNIIPDTVKLAGTCRAFSPALRDQIEPLMKRIIDGIAAAHGVEISFTYRRKYPPTVNAAEETEYAAAAAAAVVGEENVVRNIRPSMGAEDFAYMLEARPGSYVWLGQGADSGSFHGCMLHNPGYDFNDEVAPIGVSYWVTLVEQQLPVKKG from the coding sequence ATGTCCATCATCAAACGCGCCGCCGAGCTTCAGAAAGACATGCAGACCTGGCGGCGTGACATCCACGCTCATCCGGAAACCGCCTTCGAGGAAGTCCGTACCGGCGATGTTGTCGCGGCAAAACTTGAAGAATTCGGACTGGATGTTCATCGCGGTCTGGCCCGGACCGGGGTTGTCGGCACGCTGAAATGCGGCAGGGGCAACCGGGCCATCGGTTTGCGGGCGGATATGGATGCGCTGAACCTACTGGAAAAGAACACGTTCGAGCATGCGTCACGCCATCCCGGAAAGATGCATGCCTGTGGTCATGACGGCCACGTGGCGATGTTGCTGGGGGCTGCGAAAATCCTCTCGGAAACCAAAAGTTTCGACGGCACTGTCCATTTCATCTTTCAGCCGGCCGAGGAAAACGAAGCCGGCGGGCGGGTGATGGTCGAAGACGGCCTGTTTGATCTGTTCCCGGTCGATGCTGTCTATGGCATGCATAACTGGCCGGGCCTGAAACCGGGTCAGATCGCGGTCAAGACCGGCCCGATGATGGCCTCCGCTGACAATTTCGATATCGAAATCAGCGGCACCGGCGCCCATGCCGCGATGCCGAATCTGGGAACGGATTCAATTGTCGTCGCCGCCGAAATCATTCAGGCCCTGCAAACCATATCCAGCCGCATCGCCGATCCGCTTGAGCCGGTTGTCGTATCCGTCACCCAGATCCATGCCGGTGACGCCTACAACATCATTCCCGACACGGTAAAACTGGCCGGTACCTGCCGTGCCTTCTCACCCGCACTGCGGGACCAGATCGAACCACTGATGAAGCGCATCATCGACGGCATTGCCGCCGCCCATGGCGTCGAAATCTCCTTTACCTACCGCCGCAAATATCCGCCGACGGTCAATGCGGCGGAAGAAACCGAATATGCCGCAGCAGCGGCGGCGGCTGTGGTGGGCGAAGAAAACGTGGTCCGCAACATCCGCCCCTCCATGGGCGCCGAAGATTTCGCCTATATGCTGGAGGCCCGCCCCGGCAGCTATGTCTGGCTCGGTCAGGGTGCCGATTCAGGCTCTTTCCACGGCTGTATGCTCCACAACCCCGGCTACGACTTCAACGACGAGGTCGCCCCCATCGGCGTCAGCTACTGGGTGACACTGGTGGAACAGCAGTTGCCGGTGAAGAAGGGATGA
- the thiM gene encoding hydroxyethylthiazole kinase: protein MDKSVSNALTAVRESSPAVHCITNSVAQNFTANVLLALGAHPSMTHDADEVGEFVASADALLVNLGTLDPARRRSIDLAITSAENVGIPWVLDPVMIERSHRRAESAAQYLLRKPTVLRANGRETALMAGGSDMDAFRRFAKEAGTILAVTGPVDHVVSAGQSADCSLGTPLMHQVTGFGCALSAVIAAFLAAEDDPEAATLAALHCVGEAGERAAVSAAGPASFAISFIDELSRLGEETNV, encoded by the coding sequence ATGGACAAGTCCGTATCAAATGCCCTGACTGCTGTACGCGAATCCTCGCCTGCCGTTCATTGCATTACCAATTCGGTTGCCCAGAATTTTACGGCGAATGTGCTGCTGGCACTTGGAGCGCACCCTTCGATGACCCACGACGCGGATGAAGTCGGCGAGTTTGTCGCTTCCGCTGATGCGTTGCTGGTGAACCTTGGCACCCTTGATCCCGCCCGCCGCCGCAGTATCGATCTGGCGATCACCTCGGCAGAGAATGTGGGCATCCCCTGGGTACTGGACCCGGTGATGATAGAACGTTCGCATCGCCGGGCGGAGTCCGCAGCACAATATCTGTTGCGAAAACCAACGGTGTTGCGTGCGAATGGCCGGGAGACAGCCCTGATGGCCGGCGGCTCCGATATGGATGCCTTCCGTCGTTTTGCGAAAGAGGCCGGAACGATTCTGGCGGTTACCGGTCCGGTCGATCATGTGGTTTCTGCCGGGCAGTCAGCCGATTGCAGCCTTGGAACGCCGCTGATGCATCAGGTGACCGGGTTTGGCTGCGCGCTGTCCGCCGTCATCGCGGCCTTCCTGGCCGCAGAGGATGATCCGGAGGCTGCAACCCTTGCCGCCCTGCATTGTGTTGGGGAAGCTGGTGAACGGGCAGCTGTATCGGCTGCCGGTCCGGCCAGTTTTGCCATTTCCTTTATTGATGAACTGTCCCGTCTCGGGGAGGAAACGAATGTCTGA
- a CDS encoding FMN-binding negative transcriptional regulator, with protein MYVPRHFELTDRAGIDQRLEEDSFAMLVTVIDGQPFATHLPLLAKRDGEQLILRGHVARANPHWKSFTAETESLAVFSGPHCYISPRWYAAKGLVPTWNYEAIHAYGPVRVLEEASDVRQLLDDLTAKFEADAPEPWTTEGAMDDKALFAMMRGIVGFEMTVTRLEAKSKMGQNRGADDVQGAAKALDSSPREMDRAVAGLMRARFSD; from the coding sequence ATGTATGTGCCACGCCATTTCGAACTGACGGACCGGGCCGGGATTGACCAGCGGCTTGAAGAAGACTCATTTGCCATGCTGGTGACGGTGATTGATGGACAGCCCTTTGCCACACATCTGCCTTTGCTGGCGAAACGTGACGGTGAGCAGCTGATCCTCCGGGGGCATGTCGCTCGCGCCAACCCGCACTGGAAGTCGTTCACGGCGGAAACCGAATCGCTGGCTGTCTTCAGTGGCCCGCATTGCTACATCTCGCCCCGCTGGTACGCCGCGAAAGGGCTGGTCCCGACCTGGAACTACGAGGCCATTCACGCCTATGGCCCGGTCCGGGTGCTGGAGGAGGCATCAGATGTCCGCCAGCTGCTGGATGACCTCACGGCAAAGTTCGAAGCAGATGCGCCCGAGCCCTGGACCACTGAGGGAGCGATGGACGACAAGGCATTGTTTGCGATGATGCGCGGCATCGTCGGCTTTGAAATGACAGTGACCCGCCTCGAAGCAAAATCAAAGATGGGCCAGAACCGGGGCGCTGACGATGTGCAAGGTGCCGCAAAGGCACTGGACAGCAGCCCGAGAGAAATGGATCGCGCTGTCGCCGGGCTGATGCGGGCGCGGTTTAGCGACTAG
- a CDS encoding ABC transporter permease subunit yields MLAFVIRRFAQSILVMFIVALVSFFMFTFVGDPVNQMVGIETSIEERAELRERLGLNDPAVVQFGRFIAKAAQFEFGISYQHKKPVTDLIMERMPATLELSMVAALFALLVGVPMGVYTGLNKDSALSKFFLSISLIGISIPTFLIGILLIFVFSVQFNLLPSFGRGDVVSIGGWTTGLLTPSGLKALIMPSVTLGLFQLTLIMRLVRSEMLEVLRTDFIKFARARGLTNRAVHFGHALKNTLVPVITITGLQLGSLIAFAIITETVFQWPGMGLMFLQAIGAVDIPIMSAYLMLIAFIFVLINLIVDLLYYVIDPRLRADRGAAH; encoded by the coding sequence ATGCTGGCTTTTGTTATCCGCCGTTTTGCGCAATCCATCCTCGTGATGTTCATTGTCGCGCTCGTCTCGTTCTTCATGTTCACCTTTGTCGGTGACCCGGTGAACCAGATGGTTGGCATTGAAACCTCGATTGAAGAACGCGCTGAATTACGCGAAAGGCTGGGGCTGAACGACCCTGCCGTCGTGCAGTTCGGGCGATTCATCGCCAAGGCGGCGCAGTTCGAATTCGGTATTTCCTATCAGCACAAGAAACCGGTGACCGACCTGATCATGGAACGGATGCCGGCGACACTGGAACTCAGCATGGTCGCCGCCCTGTTTGCCCTTCTGGTCGGGGTGCCCATGGGTGTCTATACCGGCCTGAACAAAGACAGTGCGCTGAGCAAATTCTTCCTGTCGATCTCTCTGATCGGCATCTCCATTCCGACCTTTCTGATCGGTATTCTGCTGATCTTTGTCTTTTCGGTGCAGTTCAACCTGCTGCCCTCCTTCGGGCGCGGAGATGTGGTCAGCATTGGTGGCTGGACAACCGGTCTGCTGACCCCTTCCGGACTGAAAGCACTGATTATGCCGTCCGTAACCCTGGGCCTGTTCCAGCTGACCCTGATCATGCGGCTGGTCCGTTCGGAAATGCTGGAAGTGCTGCGTACCGACTTCATCAAGTTTGCCCGCGCCCGGGGGCTGACCAACCGGGCTGTGCATTTCGGACATGCCCTCAAGAACACGCTGGTTCCGGTCATCACGATCACCGGCCTGCAACTTGGCTCCCTCATCGCCTTTGCAATCATTACCGAGACCGTCTTCCAGTGGCCCGGAATGGGGCTGATGTTCCTGCAGGCAATCGGCGCTGTCGATATTCCGATCATGTCAGCCTACCTGATGCTGATCGCTTTCATCTTTGTGCTGATCAACCTGATCGTTGACCTGCTCTACTACGTTATCGACCCGCGCCTGCGGGCCGACCGGGGGGCAGCACACTAA
- a CDS encoding amidohydrolase family protein: MPTLYSGGRIFDGVDRIIDGHAIAVQDGIIVRIAPVAEFDGFTGETVDTTGGTLLPGLMDAHVHILYGGEPNPSVKLEEFTPAQTTLRGMEHANATLRGGITAIRDCGGRDYMEFAIRDACNSGRYLGPSIRAAGRIICMTGGHGNRHGRVADGIDDVVKAVREQIHKGSDLVKIMATGGVMTPGVNPEDAHYSAAEIAAGIAEATRFNKTTASHAQGAAGILNATLGGVTSIEHGIFMDDECCRAMLERGTYLVPTLAALANILGNAEKGIPDYIVEKSQRCAEQHRKSIQKFYKAGGKIALGTDAGTPFNYHGENAQELRYMVDNGISPVDALRFGTSAAADLLRLDDRGILREGLAADLLIVRGDPTADINMAADKANHLAVVKNGTLINTSADSAVLPDITRHRGPQMAAASLF, encoded by the coding sequence ATGCCAACCCTGTATAGCGGCGGACGTATATTCGACGGCGTCGACCGGATTATCGACGGACATGCAATTGCCGTGCAGGATGGCATCATCGTCCGCATCGCTCCGGTCGCCGAATTTGACGGCTTTACGGGAGAGACCGTGGATACCACCGGCGGCACCCTGCTGCCGGGCCTGATGGATGCCCATGTGCATATCCTCTATGGCGGTGAGCCAAACCCGTCGGTAAAGCTGGAAGAATTCACCCCGGCACAGACCACCCTGCGCGGTATGGAACATGCCAATGCCACATTGCGCGGCGGCATCACCGCCATTCGTGACTGTGGCGGCCGGGATTATATGGAATTCGCCATCCGTGATGCCTGTAACAGCGGTCGATATCTTGGCCCCAGCATCCGCGCGGCCGGGCGGATCATCTGCATGACCGGCGGCCATGGCAACCGGCACGGGCGCGTCGCTGACGGTATCGACGATGTGGTCAAGGCGGTCCGTGAACAGATCCACAAGGGCAGCGATCTGGTGAAGATTATGGCAACCGGCGGCGTCATGACCCCCGGCGTCAATCCGGAAGACGCCCACTATTCAGCCGCTGAAATAGCCGCCGGCATTGCCGAGGCAACCCGTTTCAACAAGACCACCGCCAGCCACGCGCAGGGCGCCGCCGGTATTCTCAACGCTACACTGGGGGGTGTCACCTCCATCGAACACGGCATTTTCATGGATGATGAATGCTGCCGGGCGATGCTGGAACGCGGCACCTATCTGGTTCCGACACTGGCGGCACTGGCCAATATTCTCGGCAATGCCGAAAAGGGCATTCCCGACTATATTGTCGAAAAATCACAACGCTGTGCGGAACAGCACCGCAAGTCGATCCAGAAATTTTACAAGGCCGGCGGCAAGATTGCACTGGGCACCGATGCGGGCACGCCCTTCAACTACCATGGTGAGAATGCACAGGAACTGCGCTACATGGTCGATAACGGCATCTCGCCCGTCGACGCGCTTCGCTTTGGCACCTCCGCCGCGGCTGACCTGCTGCGCCTTGATGACCGGGGTATCCTGCGCGAAGGGCTCGCCGCGGATCTGCTGATCGTCCGGGGAGATCCGACAGCCGACATCAACATGGCCGCCGATAAGGCCAATCACCTTGCCGTCGTCAAAAACGGCACACTGATAAACACCTCCGCCGACAGTGCCGTTCTGCCCGATATCACCCGACATCGCGGCCCGCAAATGGCCGCTGCCAGCCTGTTCTAG
- a CDS encoding SIS domain-containing protein yields the protein MTFPDKHFVDIGSYADAYYNRLSLATASIDRGALSKAVRLLGDVLKRDGQIFSCGNGGSASIANHLLCDFAKGIQTDTTVKPRVVSLSSNVEMLTAIANDISYDDVFVYQLATQARPGDLLMTISSSGDSENVIRALAHARENDITTIALTGFSGGRSGKYADAHIHVSGDNYGVVEDAHQSVMHLLAQYLRLSMMPKDVISQRKF from the coding sequence ATGACGTTTCCAGATAAACATTTTGTCGATATCGGCTCCTATGCTGATGCCTATTACAATCGCCTGTCGCTGGCGACCGCCTCGATTGACCGGGGTGCCCTGTCAAAGGCGGTGCGCCTGCTGGGCGATGTCCTGAAACGCGACGGACAGATATTCTCCTGCGGCAACGGGGGCTCAGCCTCTATCGCGAACCATCTGCTGTGTGATTTCGCCAAGGGAATCCAGACCGACACAACGGTAAAACCCCGCGTCGTCTCGTTGTCGTCGAATGTGGAGATGCTCACCGCCATTGCCAATGACATCTCCTATGATGATGTCTTCGTTTATCAGCTTGCGACACAGGCCAGACCGGGTGACCTGCTGATGACGATCTCGTCTTCGGGGGATTCCGAAAATGTTATCCGGGCGCTTGCCCATGCACGCGAAAACGATATCACCACCATCGCACTGACCGGTTTTTCCGGCGGGCGCAGCGGTAAATATGCCGATGCCCATATTCATGTCAGTGGAGACAATTACGGCGTTGTCGAGGATGCCCATCAGTCGGTGATGCATCTGCTCGCACAGTATCTGCGTCTGTCCATGATGCCGAAAGACGTGATCAGCCAGCGCAAGTTCTGA
- a CDS encoding ABC transporter substrate-binding protein yields MRFTHIATALAAVACVAVTAPAQAKTFKWSFQGDAQSLDPYVLNETFTLGFLGNIYEGLVRRDPDLKIIPALAESWEIPEPTRWRFHLRKGVKFQNGNDFTADDVVFSADRVRADGSDLKTRVGKDVKVVKVDDHTVDFITPAPNPILHSEWSTWYIIDKEWAEANDAVAPSSVTEGKTNYAAFNANGTGAFKVKERQADVKTVFVPNETWWNAANKKHNLTEVTFTPISSDATRVAALLSGEIDLMYPVPVQDMARIDSNNGTSVLAGPELRTIFLGMDQRRDELLHSSVKGKNPFKDKRVRQAFYQAIDIEAIKTKIMRGLSTPSALMVAPGINGSSPNFERLPYDPDNAKKLLTEAGYPDGFTVTLDCPNNRYVNDEAICQAVVSMLAKVGVKIDLLAQPKANYFKKILAPALDTSFYLLGWTPGSFDSWNVLYNILGCYDDATGSGKFNLGGYCSPEADKLTAMVKEETDQAKRQALIEQVWKINVDDVSYIPLHQQGLAWGKKDNIDLVQRADNEFMMYHVNVK; encoded by the coding sequence ATGCGTTTCACACATATCGCCACTGCTCTGGCAGCTGTTGCATGCGTTGCTGTTACAGCACCAGCCCAGGCAAAAACTTTCAAATGGTCGTTTCAGGGCGATGCCCAGTCACTTGACCCCTATGTCCTCAATGAGACATTTACCCTTGGGTTTCTGGGCAACATCTATGAAGGCCTTGTCCGTCGTGATCCCGATCTGAAAATCATCCCGGCACTTGCCGAGAGCTGGGAAATTCCGGAACCGACACGCTGGCGCTTTCACCTGCGCAAGGGCGTGAAGTTCCAGAACGGTAATGATTTCACGGCTGATGATGTCGTCTTTTCTGCCGATCGCGTCCGGGCCGACGGATCTGATCTGAAAACCCGTGTCGGCAAGGACGTCAAGGTGGTCAAGGTCGACGATCATACGGTCGATTTCATCACCCCGGCACCGAATCCCATCCTGCATTCAGAATGGTCGACCTGGTATATCATCGACAAGGAATGGGCCGAGGCCAACGATGCGGTCGCCCCATCGAGCGTCACTGAAGGCAAGACCAACTACGCAGCCTTCAATGCCAACGGCACTGGTGCCTTCAAGGTCAAGGAACGTCAGGCTGACGTAAAAACCGTCTTCGTGCCGAATGAAACCTGGTGGAATGCCGCCAACAAGAAACACAATCTGACGGAAGTAACCTTTACGCCGATTTCGTCCGATGCAACCCGGGTCGCTGCCCTGCTGTCCGGTGAAATCGACCTGATGTATCCGGTTCCCGTACAGGATATGGCCCGCATCGATAGCAATAACGGCACCTCGGTTCTGGCCGGGCCGGAACTGCGGACCATCTTCCTTGGCATGGACCAGCGCCGGGACGAGCTTCTGCATTCCAGCGTCAAGGGCAAGAACCCTTTCAAGGACAAGCGTGTCCGTCAGGCGTTCTATCAGGCGATCGATATCGAAGCGATCAAGACCAAGATCATGCGCGGACTGTCGACCCCCTCTGCCCTGATGGTCGCACCGGGCATCAACGGTTCATCACCAAATTTCGAACGTCTGCCCTACGATCCGGACAACGCTAAAAAACTGCTGACAGAAGCCGGGTATCCGGATGGTTTCACCGTCACTCTGGATTGCCCGAACAACCGCTATGTGAATGACGAGGCGATCTGTCAGGCCGTGGTTTCCATGCTGGCAAAGGTCGGTGTGAAGATTGACCTTCTGGCCCAGCCAAAAGCCAATTACTTCAAGAAGATCCTCGCCCCGGCACTGGATACCAGTTTCTATCTGCTGGGCTGGACACCGGGCAGCTTTGACAGCTGGAATGTGCTCTACAACATTCTCGGCTGCTATGACGACGCAACCGGTTCCGGCAAGTTCAACCTTGGCGGCTATTGCAGCCCGGAAGCTGACAAGCTGACCGCAATGGTCAAGGAAGAGACCGATCAGGCCAAACGTCAGGCGCTGATCGAACAGGTCTGGAAGATCAATGTTGATGATGTGTCCTATATTCCCCTGCACCAGCAGGGCCTTGCCTGGGGCAAGAAGGACAACATCGATCTGGTCCAGCGCGCCGACAACGAGTTCATGATGTATCACGTCAACGTGAAGTAA
- the thiE gene encoding thiamine phosphate synthase, with amino-acid sequence MSDMLDLSLYICVGPSHCPEGQIVDVARQAAAGGVTLVQLRDKTSGTREMIETARALVAALTPLGVPLLINDRVDVALASGAAGIHVGQQDMTVEDARRLLGPDAIIGLTVKNERQANEAPVDLLDYVSFGGVFETTSKKNPDPPIGLDGLRHLAGIVRERCKLPLCAIAGISVDNAAGVIEAGVDGVCVVSAITQSGQPEAASRQLAGIVRDAGAAKGAAA; translated from the coding sequence ATGTCTGATATGCTCGATCTGTCACTTTATATCTGCGTTGGACCGTCGCATTGTCCGGAAGGGCAGATTGTCGATGTTGCCCGGCAGGCCGCAGCAGGCGGGGTGACCCTTGTCCAGTTGCGGGACAAGACATCCGGCACCCGGGAGATGATCGAGACGGCGCGGGCGCTGGTCGCGGCACTGACGCCGCTCGGTGTCCCCCTGCTGATCAATGACCGGGTAGATGTGGCGCTGGCCAGTGGTGCGGCTGGCATTCATGTCGGTCAGCAGGATATGACGGTTGAAGATGCCCGGCGACTGCTCGGTCCGGATGCAATTATCGGCCTCACGGTCAAGAATGAGCGGCAGGCAAATGAGGCCCCGGTTGACCTGCTCGACTATGTCAGTTTCGGCGGTGTCTTCGAGACCACCAGCAAGAAGAACCCGGACCCGCCAATCGGGCTGGATGGCTTGCGTCATCTCGCCGGAATTGTCCGGGAGCGTTGCAAACTGCCGCTCTGTGCCATTGCGGGAATCAGTGTGGATAATGCTGCGGGGGTGATTGAAGCCGGTGTTGATGGCGTTTGCGTTGTCTCTGCCATCACGCAATCCGGGCAGCCTGAAGCCGCTTCACGGCAACTGGCCGGGATTGTCCGGGATGCCGGTGCTGCGAAAGGAGCGGCGGCATGA
- a CDS encoding ATP-binding cassette domain-containing protein: MTGIPPLLDVRNLRIEFPTRHGTLVAVDDISLQINPGEVLGVVGESGAGKSLTGAAIIGLLEPPGRVAAGEIRLDGNRIDNLPYEKMRRIRGKSIGAIFQDPLTSLNPLYTIREQLTETILTHEDISKAQADARALELLVEVGIPAAAERIDSYPHQFSGGMRQRVVIALALCARPKLIIADEPTTALDVSIQAQIISLLKRLCRDNGTAVMLVTHDMGVIAETADRVAVMYAGRIAEIGPVRDVVKNPKHPYTKGLMGSIPMIGEDVENLTQIDGSMPRLTEIPAGCAFNPRCSERFGRCERDRPDLMDAGTTQAACWLYDREAGHV, encoded by the coding sequence ATGACCGGCATTCCGCCCCTGCTCGACGTTCGCAATCTCCGGATCGAATTCCCGACCCGACATGGCACGCTCGTCGCCGTCGACGATATCTCACTCCAGATCAATCCCGGTGAAGTGCTGGGTGTCGTCGGTGAATCCGGTGCCGGAAAGTCACTGACCGGCGCCGCCATCATCGGGCTGCTGGAACCACCGGGACGGGTTGCCGCCGGAGAAATCCGGCTCGACGGCAACCGTATCGACAATCTGCCCTATGAGAAGATGCGCCGGATACGTGGCAAGTCGATCGGCGCAATCTTTCAGGATCCGCTGACCAGCCTCAATCCGCTCTATACCATACGCGAGCAGCTGACCGAGACCATCCTGACCCACGAAGACATCAGCAAGGCACAGGCTGATGCACGGGCGCTGGAGCTGCTTGTGGAAGTTGGGATTCCCGCCGCAGCAGAACGGATCGACAGTTATCCGCATCAGTTCTCCGGCGGTATGCGCCAGCGGGTCGTCATCGCGCTGGCGCTCTGTGCCCGACCTAAGCTGATTATCGCGGATGAACCGACGACGGCACTGGATGTCTCGATCCAGGCGCAAATCATCTCGCTGCTCAAACGGCTCTGCCGCGACAACGGTACAGCCGTCATGCTGGTCACCCATGACATGGGCGTCATTGCCGAAACGGCCGACCGGGTCGCGGTGATGTATGCGGGGCGGATTGCCGAGATCGGACCGGTTCGTGATGTCGTCAAGAATCCGAAGCATCCCTACACAAAGGGGTTGATGGGGTCGATCCCGATGATCGGGGAAGATGTTGAAAACCTCACCCAGATTGATGGTTCAATGCCGCGGCTGACCGAGATCCCGGCCGGCTGTGCCTTCAACCCGCGCTGCTCCGAGCGTTTTGGCCGCTGCGAACGCGACCGTCCCGACCTGATGGATGCAGGCACCACACAGGCCGCCTGCTGGCTGTATGACCGGGAGGCTGGCCATGTCTGA